In a single window of the Dinghuibacter silviterrae genome:
- a CDS encoding carboxymuconolactone decarboxylase family protein, whose protein sequence is MNERIRIKEVDPAAYKPMLALESYVASVKDVSPLHKEMIRIRASQINGCAYCVNMHTADARKLGETEQRIYLMSVWRESPQFSEEERIILAMTEEITLIHKEGLTDNTYARAVDVFGPARTAAIIMMIITINAWNRIGVSTRMKPE, encoded by the coding sequence ATGAACGAAAGAATCAGGATCAAGGAAGTCGACCCCGCCGCCTACAAGCCCATGCTGGCCCTCGAAAGCTACGTGGCCTCCGTCAAAGACGTCTCCCCTTTGCACAAAGAGATGATCCGGATCCGGGCCTCCCAGATCAACGGTTGCGCCTATTGCGTCAATATGCACACGGCAGACGCCCGCAAACTCGGCGAAACCGAACAACGTATTTACCTGATGAGCGTTTGGCGCGAGTCACCGCAGTTTAGCGAAGAAGAGCGCATTATTCTCGCGATGACCGAGGAGATCACCCTGATCCACAAAGAAGGCCTTACCGACAACACCTATGCCCGCGCCGTTGACGTCTTCGGCCCTGCGCGGACCGCTGCCATCATCATGATGATCATCACCATTAACGCGTGGAACCGGATTGGCGTATCCACCCGGATGAAACCCGAATAA
- a CDS encoding sigma-70 family RNA polymerase sigma factor: protein MSTDCNIARQEQQFTQLFREYAPRIFYYFKKHVRREDVAEDLVQEVFASIWRRKDSLLVDDILPAGIGAYLFVATRNHLYNYLEKSVRDKKAPGADTAYTHVEEYLSERQKKEHYRIILDTLSPQRRQAFQLSRDYNLSYQEIADQMGIAPRTVEKHISAALQTLRTRMVEWILLVVLFINW from the coding sequence ATGTCGACTGACTGCAACATTGCCCGGCAGGAGCAACAATTCACACAATTGTTCAGGGAATACGCTCCCCGGATCTTCTATTATTTTAAAAAACATGTCCGCCGGGAAGACGTGGCGGAAGACCTGGTACAGGAAGTATTCGCCAGTATCTGGCGAAGAAAAGACAGCTTGCTGGTGGACGACATCCTGCCTGCGGGGATCGGCGCCTATCTTTTTGTGGCCACCCGGAATCATTTATACAATTACCTCGAAAAGTCGGTCAGGGACAAGAAAGCCCCCGGTGCCGACACCGCGTATACCCACGTCGAAGAATATTTGTCCGAAAGACAAAAGAAGGAGCACTACCGGATTATCCTCGATACACTCAGCCCCCAGCGGCGCCAGGCCTTTCAACTGAGCCGCGACTACAACCTGTCCTACCAGGAGATTGCCGACCAGATGGGCATTGCGCCCCGGACGGTAGAAAAACACATCTCCGCTGCCCTCCAGACCCTGCGCACCCGTATGGTGGAATGGATCCTCCTGGTGGTGTTGTTCATAAATTGGTAA
- a CDS encoding GNAT family N-acetyltransferase: MTIRPLLTDQDILLAWPAVYALRPHLRHEHYLAQVRAQMAEDGFRMIGAVVEENGAEVIAAFSGFRNMHKLSSGPGIYIDDLSTLPTYRGKGYGSALLDYIHALAKAEGKTNVQLDSGHHRKDAHRLYLNKKYVISAHHFTREV, translated from the coding sequence ATGACGATAAGACCCCTTCTCACCGACCAAGACATCCTCCTCGCCTGGCCCGCCGTCTACGCCCTGCGTCCCCACCTCCGCCACGAACATTACCTGGCCCAGGTACGGGCGCAGATGGCCGAAGACGGGTTTCGTATGATCGGCGCCGTTGTCGAAGAAAACGGCGCCGAAGTGATCGCCGCGTTTTCCGGCTTCCGGAACATGCACAAGCTGTCCTCCGGACCCGGTATCTATATCGACGACCTGAGCACCCTCCCCACCTACCGGGGCAAGGGATATGGGAGTGCCCTCCTGGATTATATCCACGCGCTTGCCAAAGCAGAGGGGAAGACCAACGTGCAATTAGACTCGGGGCATCATCGCAAGGATGCGCACCGGTTATATCTCAATAAAAAATACGTGATCAGCGCGCACCACTTCACGAGGGAGGTTTAA
- a CDS encoding type VI secretion system Vgr family protein: MDTKMNIDLSIEGTTIAHFNSFTLKQAFNEHHYFELRFNHDQMGEPGMITLEDSKGFMGKNLTIQFGVDGGGAQQTFTGKVTKVELAQSHGYHGIIIVSGFSPTILIDRGPDMGSYLAKDLSTIVRQATQDAPSNDLRISLNPSRTGPIDYIIQYRESDFDFINRLSAEYFEWFYYDGVQLNFGKPAQQANDVQLTYGRDLHALQYAMQVAPLKYKKFAYQPLEDQLLSSESNAPQGGQPDLSYAVQASNTVYSKVYSQPTPIRIDSKSDIDSHVQNESSALVSDLLRISGGGNNPLVQLGGTVNVDMSVRQDADFTTQNLGRFLVTTVFHQFDGLGHYYNSFEAVVADTQHIPVRSYQKPEPDLQLGIVLDNNDPKNQGRVKVTFKWDCTSNDPTEWLRVASPNAGKGDAGSNRGFMVVPEVGDQVVIGFEEGNIARPVVLGCVYHGNNVDSSGFTNSNTKAMTSRKGSTLTFNDASHALNLQTTAANTLQILEQQGAMSLTAAKSVLHQSGNNTILVHSEDNSITLTADTTITLTSGKGSITIHKDGTISIKGEIVTVEAKNNHIKGESKLDGGNVFIN, encoded by the coding sequence ATGGATACAAAAATGAATATAGACCTGAGCATAGAGGGAACCACCATAGCGCATTTCAACTCGTTTACCCTGAAACAGGCGTTTAACGAGCACCACTATTTCGAGCTCCGGTTTAACCATGACCAGATGGGCGAGCCGGGGATGATCACCCTGGAGGACTCCAAGGGATTTATGGGCAAGAACCTCACCATCCAGTTTGGAGTGGATGGGGGAGGGGCCCAGCAAACCTTTACGGGGAAGGTGACAAAAGTGGAGCTGGCGCAAAGCCACGGCTATCATGGGATCATCATCGTCAGTGGGTTTAGTCCGACCATCCTGATCGACCGCGGGCCCGATATGGGTTCTTACCTGGCCAAGGACCTGTCGACCATTGTCCGCCAGGCAACACAGGACGCGCCCTCCAACGACCTCCGGATCAGTTTGAATCCATCCAGGACCGGCCCCATCGACTACATCATCCAGTATAGGGAAAGCGACTTTGACTTTATCAACCGGCTTTCGGCCGAATACTTCGAATGGTTTTACTATGACGGTGTCCAGTTAAACTTTGGCAAACCTGCCCAGCAGGCGAACGATGTGCAGCTGACCTATGGCCGGGACCTGCACGCGTTGCAATACGCCATGCAGGTGGCGCCGCTGAAGTATAAAAAGTTTGCCTACCAGCCGTTGGAAGATCAGTTGCTGAGCTCGGAAAGCAACGCGCCGCAAGGAGGACAACCGGATTTGAGTTACGCCGTGCAGGCAAGCAACACGGTATACAGCAAGGTGTACAGCCAGCCCACCCCCATCCGCATCGATTCCAAGTCGGACATCGACAGCCATGTGCAAAACGAATCCAGCGCCCTGGTCAGCGACCTGCTCCGGATCAGCGGGGGCGGGAACAATCCCCTCGTCCAGTTGGGGGGAACGGTCAACGTGGACATGAGCGTCCGGCAGGATGCCGACTTTACCACCCAAAACCTGGGTCGCTTCCTGGTGACCACGGTCTTTCACCAGTTCGACGGGCTGGGCCACTATTACAACAGCTTTGAGGCCGTCGTGGCCGATACGCAGCACATCCCCGTGCGATCCTATCAAAAACCCGAGCCCGATCTACAGTTGGGCATCGTCCTGGACAACAACGACCCGAAAAACCAAGGCAGGGTAAAAGTAACCTTCAAGTGGGACTGCACCAGCAACGACCCGACCGAATGGTTGCGGGTGGCCAGCCCCAACGCCGGCAAGGGAGACGCCGGGAGTAACCGCGGATTTATGGTCGTCCCCGAAGTGGGCGACCAGGTCGTGATTGGTTTTGAAGAGGGCAACATCGCCCGGCCGGTTGTACTGGGTTGCGTCTATCACGGGAACAACGTAGACAGCAGCGGCTTCACCAACAGCAATACCAAGGCGATGACCTCCCGGAAAGGAAGCACCCTGACATTTAACGACGCTTCCCACGCGCTTAACCTTCAAACAACCGCCGCCAACACCCTTCAGATCCTGGAGCAACAAGGGGCCATGTCGCTCACGGCCGCCAAAAGCGTCCTTCACCAGTCGGGGAACAATACCATCCTTGTCCATAGCGAGGACAATTCCATTACCCTGACCGCCGACACGACGATCACGCTGACTTCCGGGAAGGGTTCCATCACGATTCACAAGGATGGCACCATCTCCATCAAGGGAGAAATCGTCACCGTCGAGGCCAAGAACAACCATATCAAAGGCGAGTCGAAGCTGGACGGGGGCAACGTATTCATAAATTAA
- the tssD gene encoding type VI secretion system tube protein TssD — protein sequence MAFKAQLTIGSKKFDVLQASFSLNRDVDAKGRPSSGVYGGTVNIEVESTEDTSVIEGMVNSQFKPVSGSIVFKKSEEDAKMKELQFEDAYVIQYNEGINVVGNYPMTLSFVISARKLKMGNAEHVNDWPK from the coding sequence GACGTTCTCCAGGCCAGCTTTTCCCTGAATAGGGACGTGGACGCCAAAGGCCGCCCGTCCTCCGGTGTATACGGCGGTACCGTCAATATAGAAGTCGAATCCACCGAAGACACTTCGGTGATCGAAGGCATGGTCAACAGCCAGTTCAAACCCGTCAGCGGCAGCATCGTCTTTAAGAAGAGCGAGGAAGACGCCAAGATGAAAGAACTCCAGTTCGAGGACGCATACGTTATCCAGTACAACGAAGGTATCAATGTCGTGGGCAACTATCCCATGACGCTGAGCTTCGTGATCAGCGCCCGCAAGCTCAAAATGGGCAACGCGGAACACGTCAACGACTGGCCTAAATAA
- a CDS encoding FecR family protein, which yields MDILEAKVIVQKVLEGNATHGEIAGLRAFIEGQPDKDALVATLFPAGEFWDQEEKALPGGVEQRVLKAILHPQAPVVPLRRRWFSGRRLAAAGAAAALVAACFFLYKANTGGHPTAMLYDSVAVGEGHFENIVLGDGTHLTLNGGSILRWLKTNNREVYLDGEAFFDVARDSLRPFVIHSPSFTTTVLGTSFDIRSRSREAISRVAVATGKIRIDAGGQRSFATPGQQVSLIRDSLRKSTVDIASIGSWKEHRFYYDRASLKDILGDLETVYGLHFNIIDPDVLSCTYSTTFKNVSPDDILETLTLMGRVHFTKKDDRIEVTGKACR from the coding sequence ATGGATATACTGGAAGCAAAGGTCATCGTTCAAAAGGTTCTGGAAGGCAACGCAACGCACGGAGAAATCGCCGGGTTGCGCGCATTTATCGAAGGGCAACCCGATAAGGACGCCCTGGTGGCCACCCTTTTTCCTGCCGGGGAATTCTGGGACCAGGAAGAAAAGGCGCTGCCCGGAGGGGTGGAGCAAAGGGTATTAAAGGCGATCCTGCATCCGCAGGCGCCGGTCGTCCCCTTGCGCAGAAGATGGTTTTCCGGCAGGCGCCTGGCCGCCGCTGGCGCGGCTGCTGCCCTCGTGGCCGCTTGTTTTTTTCTATATAAGGCGAACACCGGAGGCCACCCCACAGCGATGTTGTACGATTCGGTCGCCGTCGGCGAAGGACATTTTGAAAACATCGTGCTTGGCGACGGGACACATCTCACCCTCAACGGCGGCAGTATCCTGCGCTGGCTTAAAACAAACAACAGGGAGGTATACCTCGACGGCGAAGCTTTTTTTGACGTCGCCAGGGACAGCCTCCGGCCTTTTGTCATTCATTCACCCTCCTTCACCACCACCGTGCTGGGCACGTCCTTTGACATCCGCTCCCGTAGCCGCGAAGCCATTTCCAGGGTGGCCGTTGCTACGGGTAAAATCAGGATCGACGCAGGCGGCCAGCGATCATTCGCCACGCCCGGACAACAGGTCAGCCTGATCAGGGACAGCCTTCGAAAATCAACCGTCGATATTGCCTCCATCGGATCCTGGAAAGAACACCGGTTTTACTATGACCGTGCAAGCCTGAAAGACATCTTAGGCGACCTGGAAACGGTGTATGGCCTTCATTTCAACATCATCGATCCGGACGTACTGTCCTGTACATATAGTACTACGTTCAAAAACGTATCCCCCGACGACATCCTCGAAACGTTGACGCTTATGGGACGAGTGCATTTCACCAAAAAAGATGACCGTATCGAAGTGACGGGCAAGGCCTGTCGATAG
- a CDS encoding aminotransferase-like domain-containing protein: MLPYATLVQIDRNAPLPVYKQVAHRLVSLIQEGRIQPGAFLPGTRELAALLTLHRKTVVAAYEELERQDWIRTIPRKGVLVSPDLPEVKPRTFQPGKGTGAYKGGTGFDFTHQETQPPPLIASPRFRLVINDGFPDVRESPLALLLRECRRVSQTRAYAHRLMYGRPSGTDHLREALATHLSASRGLAIGPENVLVTRGAQMSIYLAAALLIRPGDKVIVGTTNYHYADLCFEQLGAQLVRVPVDEQGIDVQAVAAVCKRTRIRMLYVVPHHHHPTTVTLSAERRMHLLELIRDQNLAVIEDDYDYDFHYASGPILPLASGDHGGNVLYTGSMTKSLALSIRIGFLVAPAVFVEEAARFRRLLDLRGDNLVEEALAGLIDNGDIDRHLKKTNKLFKERRDVFCDLLTGQLGGLVDFKKPDGGMAVWARFPKRFSIPRLSARAGELGLLIGDGSAYRTVGSAENGIRMGFASLTTTEIREAIRLLKRAAEA, from the coding sequence ATGTTGCCCTACGCTACACTGGTCCAGATCGACCGGAATGCCCCATTGCCCGTGTACAAACAAGTGGCCCACCGGCTGGTGAGCCTCATCCAGGAAGGACGTATCCAGCCGGGTGCCTTTTTGCCCGGTACCCGGGAGCTCGCGGCGCTGCTGACGCTGCACCGGAAAACGGTGGTCGCGGCGTATGAAGAGCTGGAGCGCCAGGACTGGATCAGAACGATCCCCCGCAAGGGCGTCCTGGTATCCCCGGACCTGCCGGAAGTCAAACCCCGGACCTTTCAGCCGGGGAAGGGGACGGGGGCCTATAAGGGTGGTACGGGGTTTGATTTTACCCACCAGGAAACGCAACCTCCTCCGCTCATCGCCTCTCCGCGGTTCCGGCTGGTGATCAATGATGGTTTCCCGGATGTACGGGAATCCCCCCTGGCCTTGCTCTTGAGGGAATGCCGGCGGGTCAGTCAAACGCGGGCCTATGCCCACCGCCTCATGTATGGAAGGCCCTCCGGTACGGATCACCTCCGGGAAGCCCTGGCTACCCACCTGTCCGCCTCCCGGGGGCTTGCCATCGGGCCGGAAAATGTACTGGTGACCCGGGGAGCCCAGATGAGCATTTACCTGGCGGCGGCCCTGCTCATCCGGCCGGGGGATAAGGTGATCGTAGGTACGACAAATTATCACTACGCCGACCTTTGTTTTGAACAACTGGGTGCCCAACTGGTCCGCGTCCCCGTTGACGAGCAAGGGATCGACGTACAGGCCGTTGCCGCCGTCTGCAAGCGCACCAGGATCCGGATGCTTTATGTTGTCCCGCACCACCACCATCCCACCACCGTCACCCTCAGCGCCGAGCGAAGGATGCACCTTCTGGAGCTGATCCGGGACCAAAACCTCGCCGTCATCGAAGACGACTACGACTATGACTTTCATTATGCATCGGGGCCTATCCTGCCGCTGGCCAGCGGGGATCACGGGGGCAATGTGTTGTATACCGGCTCGATGACCAAATCGCTGGCGCTGTCGATCCGGATCGGTTTCCTGGTGGCGCCCGCCGTTTTTGTAGAAGAAGCCGCGCGGTTTCGACGTCTCCTGGACCTCAGGGGAGACAACCTGGTAGAAGAAGCCCTGGCGGGGCTGATCGATAACGGCGACATCGACCGTCACCTCAAAAAGACGAATAAGCTATTTAAGGAGCGCAGGGATGTGTTTTGCGACCTGCTCACCGGGCAACTGGGCGGCCTGGTCGACTTCAAAAAACCGGACGGGGGAATGGCCGTCTGGGCGCGGTTCCCCAAAAGGTTTTCGATACCGCGTCTGTCCGCCCGGGCGGGGGAACTGGGGTTGCTCATAGGAGATGGGTCGGCCTATCGTACGGTAGGTTCCGCCGAAAATGGCATTCGGATGGGGTTTGCGTCGCTGACGACCACAGAGATCCGGGAGGCCATTCGCCTCCTTAAACGGGCCGCCGAGGCTTAG